GGCAATACAATCGTTTGGAACGGTTTGGTTTTATTTTTTTGTTGATATTACTTGCTACCGACGTGTTGCAATATTTGCTGGCTTATCCGATGTACTACGCCCAACAATTATTTTTTAGTTTGGCGGGCATGTAGTTTTGAACGAAGTAGCATTACCGGTTGAAGCCGCGCTGCCGCCTCTGGCGCTGGTGCAAGGCCAGCCTTATCAGGATTTACCGGAAGATCTTTACATCCCGCCGGATGCGCTGGAAGTGTTTCTGGATGCGTTCGAAGGGCCGTTGGATTTGCTGTTGTATTTGATTCGCCGGCAGAATCTGGATATTCTCGACATCCCCATCGCCCAGATTACCCGGCAATATATCGCCTACATCGACATGATGGAAAATTTGCGTCTGGAGCTGGCCGCCGAATATTTGGTGATGGCCGCGCTGCTGGCGGAGATCAAATCGCGGATGCTGCTGCCCCGACAGCCGGAAAGCGAAGAGGAAGAAGAGGACCCCAGAGCATTTTTGATTCGCAAATTGCAGGAATACGAAGCGATCAAAAAAGTAGCCGAAGAAATCGACCAGCTGCCCCGAAACGAGCGCGATACCTTCGAATTCGGCGTGGATACTTCAACCGTGGATGTACAGCAAATTTTGCCGGATGTGCAACTCAAGGAACTGCTGCTGGCCTTCCAGGACATTTTGAAGCGCGCCGAGAGGCTTACCCATCATCAAATAACCAAAGAACCCCTATCAGTCCGTGAACGAATGGCAGCCATTTTGGAAAAACTTAACGGAGCAAATCAGCTCCATTTCGCAGCGTGTTTTACCCGAAGTGAAGGAAAAAACGGAGTGGTTGTCGCGTTTCTTGCCATCCTTGAACTCTCCAAGGAACGCATCATCGACATCTTCCAATCCGAACCCTACGCCGGCATCCAGGTCAGAATCCGCCTCGATAGCGGCACCGGCGACTGACTCACTGCTAGCCGAAACCGTCGTCGATGATGTTATTCCCAAAACCAAACCCAGAACGCCCCGCAAGCCGCGCATCAAACCCGAGCCGGTTACGATATTCGTGCCGGTCAAACGGCGCGCTGTGCGCTTTCCGGCTATCTGGGTTAGCGCGCCGCGCGTCGCGGTTGTTCACATCCAAGAACCAAGCAAGCCGGTGGTTTTGCCAACGTCCCCTAGGCACGCGGTGCGCTTACAGTCGGATTGGCGGAGTAGTTGGCAAGCACCCGTACCGGTGGCTGCAGCCGTTAGCGAGGCTAGGCGCGCAACCCGTTTACCGCAGCGTTGGGCCGAGATTATTCGCGCCAGCACCTACGAACCCATCGTGGTCGAACGCCACCGACTACAGCCCGACATAATTAAAGAGTGCGACATGAACACCAAGCGCATCGTGGAAGCCATTTTGTTCGCCGCCAATCGGCCAATGACGATCAGGCAGATTCAGGAAACTTTTCCTGAACTGGAGCAACCCGATACCTTGTCGGTGCAAATGGCCCTGGATGAAATCGCCCGCGATTACGCCGATAGGCCGATCGGCCTCCGGCAATTGGCCAGCGGCTACCGGTTTCAGGTGCGCGAAGGCTTGTCGCCGTATGTCACCCGCTTGTTCGAGGAAAAACCCGCGCGATATTCGCGGGCACTTTTAGAAACATTGGCTATCATCGCCTATCGCCAGCCGGTGACGCGCGGTGAAATCGAAGACATCCGCGGCGTCAGTGTCAGCAGTTCCATCATTCAAACCCTATTGGAGCGCGAGTGGATTCGCGTCATCGCCCATAAGGAAGTACCGGGTCGGCCGGCCTTGTTCGGCACCACCAAGCAATTTCTGGATTATTTCAATTTAACCTCATTGAGCGAATTACCGACGCTGGAAGAAATCGTCAATTTCGATTTCGGCAATTCGCCGCAACCGCAACCCGAGCAGGACCATAGTGAAAGACCGCAAACCGCCGAGATCCAACAACCCGTCAGCCCCGCAGGACAAACGGACCCAGAAACCGCAGCAGCGGAAACCGAGTTCGACTCACAAGCCGAAGCCGGCCTCGGCGCCGAAAAGCTCACCCTCCACTAAAGCCGCGCCCGCCGGCGGCGAGCGCATCCAGAAACTGCTGGCGCGGGCCGGCGTGGGCTCTCGGCGGGAAATCGAGCGCTGGATAGAAGAAGGCAAACTGATCGTCAATGGTAATCCGGTACAGCCGGGTTACCACTTAAAGCCGGACGACCATCTGCAAATCAACGGCCGGGTCGTGAAATGGGAAAAATACGCCGAGCAACCGACCCGCGTATTGGTTTATCACAAACCGGTCGGCGAACTGGTCACCCGCCGCGATCCGGAAGGCCGGCCGGTAATCTTTACCCAACTGCCGCGCCTGCAGGTCGGCCGCTGGATCGCGGTCGGCCGGCTGGACATCAACACCTCCGGCCTGATTTTAGTCACCAATAACGGCGAACTCGCCAACCGCTTGATGCACCCATCCCAGGAAGTCGAGCGCGAATACGCGGTGCGGATCTTGGGCGAAGTCGATGACGCGATGCTGGCGCGCCTGAAACAAGGCGTGGAACTGGACGACGGGCCGGCGCATTTCGAAGACGTCAGCTTTTACGCCGGCGAAGGCGCCAACAAATGGTTTTACGCCACGGTGAAACAGGGGCGGAATCGTTTGGTAAGGCGCTTGTGGGAATCGCAGGGGGTTAAAGTCAGCCGCTTGATCCGGGTCCGCTACGGCGATGTCGGTTTGCCGGAGCGAGTCAGGGCGCATTCGTTTTATGAGCTGGAAGCTAAGGAATTGGCGGCGTTGATGGAGTTTGTGGGTTTGTAGTGTGTTTATTGATATTCCGTAGAATAGATATTTCCAGCAAATATATTTAGCAAGTTACCACTTGATAATTTAGATGATAGAAGTGTTGATTGTTCATTATTAGTTTAATAAAAATTAAGAATAATAAATGCGTAATGCTGCTAGATTTTGCCTCAATCGCGCCAAAGACCTTATTGCAAAAGATGATGAAGTTTCCGCAAGGTATGCGTGCTTAGAATTACGGTTTTGTATCGAATATATTACCTATTCACAGTTGGAGTTATATATACAAGAAGTTTCTGATGACGCTCTAAAAAAATGGACTCCGAAGCAAATCATAAGTTTATTATTGGATTGTGACCCCAACGCTGATAAAAGCATTATTGTTTCTTTAGGGGTTCAGGAAAAACTTGGTGAGCCAGCCGAAACACAATTGCTCGGTGAAGATCACCGTTTCTCCCTTAAATGGGCTAATACGCAACATAACGCACTTGGAAACTTCCTCCACGCTCCTACGTTCGCACAAATTGAATCAGGAAAAACCAAGGGTAAAGAAGAAGTTTTAAAAAAAGCGACTACTGTGGTTAATGAAATCGAGAAAATTCTGAGTTCTCCGGTATTTAACGTGAATTTTGGGAGTTTTTATAAATTTCAATGCAGTTATTGTAAGAAAGACATTAAATGTAGAAAGGAAAGTATTAATAAAGATCTAGGTATTGTTTGCCAAGACGTAAAATGTAAAGCCGTGCATGACATAGTTTCTGAAGACGAAGGCACGTTCACCGTAAAAGCTAGGGAAATAGAATACCTTTGTAATTCATGCGATACCATCAATTATGTGGGTTATCATTTAATAAAACTTGGTAATGTATTTTCATGTTTTAAATGTGGGGGGAAGTCGCAAGTTAAATATGTTTTTTCACCTATTTAATTGGAGTTGATCTCCGTTTTCGTGTCCACTTGGAATTTCTGTTTGTATTGTTAGAGATTCGCTATCGCGAAAATTTATTGAATGCCGGTTCCCGCACCGGCGGGCGGGTTACTTTTCTTTGCTTGTCCAAAGAAAAGTAACCAAAAGAAAAGACACCCGAATGCCGCTTTTATCCTGCGCTCCGAAGCTTTCGCCGAGGGTTGCCGAAAGGGGCTTCCTGCCCCTTCGGCAACGCGATGCATCCCTGCATCGCCCCTAACGGGCTATTCTCGGCGAAAGCTTCGGTGCTCGGCGCGGCATACGGGAAAACCCCAACCCATCGCGAATTTTTTTACGCTAACTCTGCGTAGTATCGTAGGCGTAGGGTGGGCACGGTTTTTGTGCCCACGCGGTATTGGCATAGGCCCAGCATGCTCGCTTCCCTCGCCGATAAAACTCCCATCAAAGCAATTCGCTAGCTATTGCAAATCAGGATGGCTTACCATGAGCCGACTTTTGATGTTTGTTTCAATTCCAGCAGGTTTTTATACCGGGGCGGATAGAAAAATGGCAATTTGGCAGATTAGCTCAACTCTAAAATTTACCCTGCTGACCGCTGTTTTCCTGGTTTCCGGGTGTGTCAACCATGCCGATTTGGCGGAGGCTCCCGGCGAAAACCTGGTAGTCCAATCCGTGCCGGATTTGAATTATCTGGCAACGCAAAGTTACTATCACGAACTGATTTCCGGCACGATGCCCAGCATCGCCGAATTGACCCTGTTCACCAATCAACTGCCCAAGGGCGGCGATCTACACCACCACTATTCAGGTGCGCTTTACGTGGAGACTTATCTGGATTAGGTGGACAAAAGCCATTTTTGTATTTGCTTGGACAACGCCTGCCAAGGCGGCACCAAAGCTGAGTTGGATTGGGCGGCTAAATACGAGGTTGTCAAGCATTGGAAGTCAGGCACTTGCGTTAGCGCCGGTGATTTGCGGACCAAGAAAAAATATTCAACCCTCTACCGCGATCTGCTGAAGCGATGGTCGGATAAAGATTTTGCCAACCACTTTCACGAACAATCCCCGCCGGACCAACAGTTTTTCGATACCTTCGGTTTCTTCGGATCGGTATCCGACTATTCCTATCAAGCAGGTTTGCAGGCGCTTAAACAGCGGGCCATAGCCGAAAACGTGTTGTATTTGGAGACCATGCTGAAAAGCGCGCCGGCCATCGATAATCCGGCGCTGGCAAAGACACTCAACGCCTTAAACGCCGACAGCACCGATCTGGAAATGGAAGCGGCCTTTCAGGCTTATTTCGATTTTCTGGCAAGCGATCCGGCATCCAAGGCCGCCGTAGAGGAGTATGCCGTTTCCCATGAACAAGCGGCCGCCGGTATCAATGATGGCAATTTTACACTGCGCTTTCAGACCTATGTGTCGCGCAACAGCGAGCCGGGTAAGGTATTCTCTGGCTTGTATGCCGCTTTCGCCGCCGCGTAGCAATCGGCTTTGATTGTGGGTGTTAATTTGGTAGGGCCGGAAAACGGTTATATCGCGATGCGCGACTATAGCTTGCATATGAAAATGCTACGGTTTTTGCGGCAGCACTTTCCCGAGACCAAACTGTCGCTGCATGCCGGTGAGTTGGTGTTGGGCATGGTGCCGCCGGAAGGCTTGAAAAGCCATATCCAAGAAGCGCTAAATACCGCCGGAGCGCAGCGTATTGGGCACGGGATAGACATCGTGCATGAAACCGATGCCTATCAATTGCTGGAGCAGATGAAAACCGGCGACGTGGCGGTCGAGATCAATCTAACCAGCAATGCGTTTATTTTGGGAGTGGAATACGAGGCCCATCCCTTGCAGTTATACCGGCGCTATCACGTGCCTTATGTGATTTCCACCGATGATGCCGGGGTGTCGCGTAACAATTTAAGCAACGAATATCTGTTATTTACCAGTCGCTACAAACCTGCTTACGACGAATTGAAGGCCGTGGTTTACAACAGTATCGATTACGCTTTTTTGCATGACCAGGAAAAGGCTGAGGCGCGGCGGGAATTGGATAAACGCTTTACCGTTTTCGAAGCAAAAATAGCCAAACAGCTTGAACTTGAAGAATCTCCCTGAGCCGCGCAACGGTAGTTAAGGCTTCGGGGACGTTAACATTTAATGAAAATCCCTGGATTTACTCGCCAAGTCGCCGATCCAGCTACTCCAATCCTCCAACTTCCCGGCGACCAGATGCAACACGCCGTCATCTTGCTGGATGGTGCCGGTTACCGACAACAGACGAGCTTTGAGCAAGGGTTTGCGCTGGGCCAGGGCAGTGGCGGGCCAGACTACCAGGTTGACTTGGCCGGTTTCGTCTTCCAGTGTCACAAAAGTCACGCCGGATGCGGTCATCGGCCGTTGCCGGCAGATCACCAAACCTGCAACTTGAGCGATGCTGCCGTTACGCCGTTGCCATAAGGAAACGGCGGTAGTGACGCCGCGGCGGCGCAAGCGCTCGCGCAGCAGGGCCAGCGGGTGTTCGCGCAGGCTGAGCCGGGTGCTGGCGTAATCGGCCAGTACTTCTTGACCTGGCTTGGGCGGTTTTAACAACGGCGCGGCTTCGGCAATCACCGGCATGCCAAATACCGGCGTGGCCGATTCGACGCCGCCGGCGGCCCAGAAGGCGCGGTGCCGGTTGCCGGCCAGGGTTTTTAACGCATCTGCTGCCGCCAGGTGTTCCAAATCTTGCCGATCCAGAACCGCGCGTGCGGCAAGGTCAATGACATTGGCAAATGCTTGTCGGCCGCGGGCCTGGACAATCTTGGCCGCCGCTATTGGCGATAAACCTTTGACTTGATTAAAACCCAAACGCAAGGCCGGTGCGGCGTTGGCGGGAAACTCCAACGAGCATTCGCTGAGACTGGCTTGCACATCCACCGGGCGCACTTCTACGCCATGGCGGCGGGCGTCTTGCACCAATTGCGACGGCCCGTAAAAACCCATCGGTTGACTGTTCAGCAAGGCGCAACAAAACGCCGCCGGATGATGGCGTTTCAACCAGGCCGACACATAAGCCAGCAAGGCAAAGCTGGCGGAATGCGATTCTGGGAAACCGTAATCCCCAAAGCCTTTGATCTGCTGAAATATCCGTTGGGCGAACGCCTGGCTATAACCGCGCACTCGCATGCCGTCCAGCAATTTGCGCTCGAACGGTTCCAGGCCGCCCTTGCGTTTCCAGGCTGCCATCGCTCGGCGAAGTTGGTCGGCTTCGTCGGCAGTGAAACCGGCCGCGACCATGGCCAGTTGCATGACTTGTTCCTGAAAAATCGGGATGCCCAGTGTACGTTCCAGCACGGCTTGGACTTCCGGGCTGGGGTACTCCACGGGCTCCAAGCCTTTGCGCCGGGCCAGGTATGGATGCACCATTTCCCCCTGAATCGGGCCGGGGCGGACGATGGCGATTTCGATGACCAGATCGTAATAATTGGCCGGCTTCAGGCGCGGCAGCATGGTCATTTGCGCCCGCGACTCGACTTGGAACACGCCGATGCTGTCGGCTTGTTGCAGCATTTGGTAAACCGCCGGGTCTTCGGCGGGAATGTCGGCTAAAGTCCAGGGGATGTTGGGTGAGCCTGTTTCTTCGGTAGGGGTGATAAAAGTCGAAACAGTCCCTTCTCCCTCCGGGAGAAGGTTAGGATGAGGGCGGTGGTTATGGTTTGAATATTCCCTCACCCCATCCCTCTCCCGGCGGGAGAGGGCGTTTCTGCAATTTTCTTCAACAAAGGGATATTGGTGCTGGGGCGGACGGCAATATTGACCAAGATACTCCAGCGCTTTACGAATCGCACTGAGCATGCCCAACGCCAGTACATCGACCTTCAACAAGCCCATCGCTTCCAGATCGTCTTTTTCCCATTGAATCACGGTACGATCAGCCATGGCGGCATTTTCCACCGGCACCAATCTGGATAATTCGTCGCGAGCGATGACGAAGCCGCCGACGTGCTGCGACAGATGGCGAGGAAAGCCTTTGATTTGCTCGACCAGCAGCGCCAAGCGTTGCACGATGGGGCTGTCCGGGTCGAAGCCGCATTCTTTTAAAGACTCCGGCATCAATTGATAGCCGTCCCAACGATCCACGCTATCGGCCAGGCGTTCGACTTGCGCCAAGTTCAAACCCAGGGCCTTGCCGACGTCGCGCACCGCGCTGCGGCTGCGGTAGGTAATCACCGTGGCGGCCAGCGCGGCGCGATGCCGGCCGTATTTTCGATAGATATATTGAATCACTTGCTCGCGGCGTTCGTGCTCGAAATCGACATCAATGTCCGGCGGTTCGTTGCGCTCACGAGACAAAAAACGTTCGAATAATAGGTTCATCCGGCTCGGATCGACTTCGGTAATCCCCAAACAAAAGCACACCGCCGAATTAGCCGCCGAGCCGCGGCCTTGGCAGAGTATGCCTTGTTTCCGGGCGTATCGGACGATGTCATCCACGGTCAAAAAATACGGCTCGTAAGCCAAGTCGGCGATCAGTGCCAGCTCGTGTTCGATTTGTTGACGAACTTTTGCCGGCTCGCCATGCGGCCAGCGTTTGCGGATGCCGGTTTCGGTCAAATGCCGCAGCCAGGAAGTGGGCGTATACCCATCCGGCACCAGTTCTTGCGGATATTCGTAGCGCAACTCGTCCAACGAAAAGTGGCAGCGCTCGGCGATAACCAAGGATTGTTGCAGCCATTCAGACGGATACAGCTCGGCCTGCCGGGATAGCGGGCGTAAATGCCGTTCGCCGTTAGCGAACAAGGCATAGCCCAGTTGCGATAAGGGCTGGTCAAGGCGGATCGCGGTCAGTGTATCCTGTAAGGCTTGGCGCGAGCGGCGATGCATGTGCACGTCGTTGCAGGCGACAATTGGCATGTCTAAGCGTCGGGCGGTAGCTTGCGCCTGCTGGCAATAGTCTTCGTCGCGGCCGGATAGAAACAGGCCGATCCCCAGCCATAAATCGCCGGCAAATAACTGTTTCAACCAATAGCCATCTTCTTCCCGGTAACAGTCGTTGGTTAGCCAGATCGCCAGACAACCTTGCGGAAAGTGTTCGGCCAAATCGGTCCTGGTTAGCCGATAGTGGCCTTTTTCGGCTTGGCGGCGGGCCAGGGTGATAAAAGCGGACAGGTTGCCGTAGCTGGCCCTGTCAGTGGCCAGCAAGAGCAATTTCAGACCGTCGTCCAAGACAAACTCGCTGCCGATGATCAGTTTGATATGGTGTTTCTTAGCGGCCAGATGCGCTCTTACCACGCCGGCCAGCGAGCATTCGTCGGTCAGTGCCAGTGCCTGGTAACCCAGGCGGGCGGCTTCCTCGACTAGTTCTTCCGGATGCGAGGCGCCGCGCAGAAAACTAAAGTTGGACAGGCAATGCAATTCCGCAAAGCCGATGTTGGGTGTGGAGGCCTCATCCGAACAAGCCATGCACAAACCATTGTTGTTTGGCGTTTAAATCTCGATAAATCCATAACCGGCGGCCGCTAATATCTTGGGCGCTGTGATAGTCGCGGCGGATCGGCTGGTCGTCCCACCAGCCGGACTCGATGCGTTCCGCCAACGATAGCAGGCTAAGGCCGCTTAGCCGCACCGGTTCGGGATTAGTTAGCAGCCACAAAGGCCTGGGCGCTAAATCGGGATTGGCGGTTAGTTGGTTTGGTGCAACGGTCATGGCGCGTTCCGGGCGATGGTCGGCTTGCGCGCCGGGAAATTTCAAGGCTTGATGGCCCAGTCTGGCCTGCAACTGATCCAAAACCGCTTGCCATTCGGCGTCACTGTCCGGTTTTTCGTGGTCGTCGAACAGGCTGAAGCGTTCCGGCTGAAATGGCACTATGGCTGCGCTGAGTAGGGTGATAGCCAGCACCGGGGCCGGCAACGGTGAGCGTTCGAGTTTTTCGTACAGCAAGTCGCACCAGTGTTTAGGGTTGCGGTTGCCGGCGCGAAAATCCAATACAAAAAACGTAGCCGGGCGGCCGTGATGCAGTAGTTCCAGCGTGATGCCTAAGGTTGTGGCATCGCGGGTTTTTAGAAACGCGGCAAATTCGCCGGCCAGTTGTTCGATGGCCGGAAAAAAATGTTCGATGCGTTCCAGTTCGATCGGCATCTCGCGGCTGGCCTGGAAGCGCGGCGGCCTATGGAAAGCCTGTAAAATTTGAGTTTGCTGACCGGCAAGTCTGTCCAGTTGTTGCAACAAGGTAGCACCATAGCGCTTGGCTAAACCGTCGCGCGGCAGTCGCCACAGGTCGGTGAGTTGGCGGATGCCGGTGCGCGATAGCCGATGCAAGATTTTATCCTCCAGCGCTAGCGCGGCGATGGGCAGTGGGCCCAGTGCCGAGCGCAAGGCTTGTCGGTCGATGACGATTGTTTCCTGACCAAGTTTGGTTAGCAATACGCTGGCTGTAGGCGCGGGGCTGATGGCAATCGACGGCCGATGTCCGCTGCTTTGCCATACCGTTTTTAGCTTGTCTCTTAAACTTTCCACGCCGCCGAACAGGGTCAGACAGGAACGAATTTCCAGCAGCAGGCAGTCCGGCTGATCCAGGCTGACCCAGGGGCTGAAATCCAGCGCAATTTCGGCAAGTTGTTGTAATGCCTGGCGTTCGGCGAACGGGTCGCGGTTATGAATGCTCAGGCCGGGACATAGGGCTAAAGCGGCGGCGGGAGTCATGCCCGGTTCGACGCCGGCTTGCCGGGCTGGCGCCGAGACCGTATGTAGACGAGTCTGGCCTTTGTAGGACATAGCACTGGCGACGGCCTGATTTAAATCCAGATGCAGTGTAGTCAAAGCCAAGTCAGGAAAATAGGCGCATAGCCAAAGTTGGCTGTTGGCCGAATTGGGCTTTACGAGTGTGCCGATTCGCTCTGGCGGCGTTGGCGATAGCGCCCTGGCGGTGGCAGCCATGGCGGTCTTACAGCGGCAAGGTCAAAGACGCACGTTGCAAACTGCCGCGCGCCTTTAAAATCTGTAATGCCAGGCCGGTTTTCGCGGGTCTGACTTCCAAGCGCAATGCCGTGTAGCCGCTGCCGCTGCGCTGTTTGGGAAATAGCACTGCCAACGCCGAGCCGGCTTCCGCGGCCAGTTGTAAGCGGCGGATTTGATGATCACTGAGCCGGCGTGGCCAGGCCAAGGCCATGCCGCAGCGGCCGCTACGCAGCAGTTTTTCCAGACTCCAGGGAATGTCCGCTTCTTGCCGGCAATCGACTACCAGAACATAGCTTGCATCAATGCCTGCCTGTAGTAAGGCCGGTGCATAGACTTGCTGGGGCGGCGCGATCCAGGCTATCCAGCGCTTGGTTTGAGTTATGTAGGCCATGGCCGGCAGCAACAGGCTTAATTCGCCGATGCCCAAGCAGGGCGATAGAATTTCCAGTACGCCGCCCAGCGGCCAGCCGCCACCGGGCAGCAAGGCATCCAACTCGGCAAAACCGCTGGCAATTGTTCGCCAGTTTTGATTTTTCGAATGCAATCCGCGCCAAATCCCGGTCTGGGTGCGTAA
The window above is part of the Methylomonas sp. ZR1 genome. Proteins encoded here:
- the scpB gene encoding SMC-Scp complex subunit ScpB, whose protein sequence is MRFPAIWVSAPRVAVVHIQEPSKPVVLPTSPRHAVRLQSDWRSSWQAPVPVAAAVSEARRATRLPQRWAEIIRASTYEPIVVERHRLQPDIIKECDMNTKRIVEAILFAANRPMTIRQIQETFPELEQPDTLSVQMALDEIARDYADRPIGLRQLASGYRFQVREGLSPYVTRLFEEKPARYSRALLETLAIIAYRQPVTRGEIEDIRGVSVSSSIIQTLLEREWIRVIAHKEVPGRPALFGTTKQFLDYFNLTSLSELPTLEEIVNFDFGNSPQPQPEQDHSERPQTAEIQQPVSPAGQTDPETAAAETEFDSQAEAGLGAEKLTLH
- a CDS encoding ScpA family protein, with product MNEVALPVEAALPPLALVQGQPYQDLPEDLYIPPDALEVFLDAFEGPLDLLLYLIRRQNLDILDIPIAQITRQYIAYIDMMENLRLELAAEYLVMAALLAEIKSRMLLPRQPESEEEEEDPRAFLIRKLQEYEAIKKVAEEIDQLPRNERDTFEFGVDTSTVDVQQILPDVQLKELLLAFQDILKRAERLTHHQITKEPLSVRERMAAILEKLNGANQLHFAACFTRSEGKNGVVVAFLAILELSKERIIDIFQSEPYAGIQVRIRLDSGTGD
- a CDS encoding DNA polymerase Y family protein, with protein sequence MAATARALSPTPPERIGTLVKPNSANSQLWLCAYFPDLALTTLHLDLNQAVASAMSYKGQTRLHTVSAPARQAGVEPGMTPAAALALCPGLSIHNRDPFAERQALQQLAEIALDFSPWVSLDQPDCLLLEIRSCLTLFGGVESLRDKLKTVWQSSGHRPSIAISPAPTASVLLTKLGQETIVIDRQALRSALGPLPIAALALEDKILHRLSRTGIRQLTDLWRLPRDGLAKRYGATLLQQLDRLAGQQTQILQAFHRPPRFQASREMPIELERIEHFFPAIEQLAGEFAAFLKTRDATTLGITLELLHHGRPATFFVLDFRAGNRNPKHWCDLLYEKLERSPLPAPVLAITLLSAAIVPFQPERFSLFDDHEKPDSDAEWQAVLDQLQARLGHQALKFPGAQADHRPERAMTVAPNQLTANPDLAPRPLWLLTNPEPVRLSGLSLLSLAERIESGWWDDQPIRRDYHSAQDISGRRLWIYRDLNAKQQWFVHGLFG
- the imuA gene encoding translesion DNA synthesis-associated protein ImuA, with protein sequence MNATPLDQLLRTQTGIWRGLHSKNQNWRTIASGFAELDALLPGGGWPLGGVLEILSPCLGIGELSLLLPAMAYITQTKRWIAWIAPPQQVYAPALLQAGIDASYVLVVDCRQEADIPWSLEKLLRSGRCGMALAWPRRLSDHQIRRLQLAAEAGSALAVLFPKQRSGSGYTALRLEVRPAKTGLALQILKARGSLQRASLTLPL
- the rluB gene encoding 23S rRNA pseudouridine(2605) synthase RluB, with the translated sequence MQKLLARAGVGSRREIERWIEEGKLIVNGNPVQPGYHLKPDDHLQINGRVVKWEKYAEQPTRVLVYHKPVGELVTRRDPEGRPVIFTQLPRLQVGRWIAVGRLDINTSGLILVTNNGELANRLMHPSQEVEREYAVRILGEVDDAMLARLKQGVELDDGPAHFEDVSFYAGEGANKWFYATVKQGRNRLVRRLWESQGVKVSRLIRVRYGDVGLPERVRAHSFYELEAKELAALMEFVGL
- a CDS encoding error-prone DNA polymerase yields the protein MACSDEASTPNIGFAELHCLSNFSFLRGASHPEELVEEAARLGYQALALTDECSLAGVVRAHLAAKKHHIKLIIGSEFVLDDGLKLLLLATDRASYGNLSAFITLARRQAEKGHYRLTRTDLAEHFPQGCLAIWLTNDCYREEDGYWLKQLFAGDLWLGIGLFLSGRDEDYCQQAQATARRLDMPIVACNDVHMHRRSRQALQDTLTAIRLDQPLSQLGYALFANGERHLRPLSRQAELYPSEWLQQSLVIAERCHFSLDELRYEYPQELVPDGYTPTSWLRHLTETGIRKRWPHGEPAKVRQQIEHELALIADLAYEPYFLTVDDIVRYARKQGILCQGRGSAANSAVCFCLGITEVDPSRMNLLFERFLSRERNEPPDIDVDFEHERREQVIQYIYRKYGRHRAALAATVITYRSRSAVRDVGKALGLNLAQVERLADSVDRWDGYQLMPESLKECGFDPDSPIVQRLALLVEQIKGFPRHLSQHVGGFVIARDELSRLVPVENAAMADRTVIQWEKDDLEAMGLLKVDVLALGMLSAIRKALEYLGQYCRPPQHQYPFVEENCRNALSRRERDGVREYSNHNHRPHPNLLPEGEGTVSTFITPTEETGSPNIPWTLADIPAEDPAVYQMLQQADSIGVFQVESRAQMTMLPRLKPANYYDLVIEIAIVRPGPIQGEMVHPYLARRKGLEPVEYPSPEVQAVLERTLGIPIFQEQVMQLAMVAAGFTADEADQLRRAMAAWKRKGGLEPFERKLLDGMRVRGYSQAFAQRIFQQIKGFGDYGFPESHSASFALLAYVSAWLKRHHPAAFCCALLNSQPMGFYGPSQLVQDARRHGVEVRPVDVQASLSECSLEFPANAAPALRLGFNQVKGLSPIAAAKIVQARGRQAFANVIDLAARAVLDRQDLEHLAAADALKTLAGNRHRAFWAAGGVESATPVFGMPVIAEAAPLLKPPKPGQEVLADYASTRLSLREHPLALLRERLRRRGVTTAVSLWQRRNGSIAQVAGLVICRQRPMTASGVTFVTLEDETGQVNLVVWPATALAQRKPLLKARLLSVTGTIQQDDGVLHLVAGKLEDWSSWIGDLASKSRDFH